One Bos taurus isolate L1 Dominette 01449 registration number 42190680 breed Hereford chromosome 25, ARS-UCD2.0, whole genome shotgun sequence genomic window carries:
- the CARHSP1 gene encoding calcium-regulated heat-stable protein 1 isoform X1, whose product MSSEPPPPSQPPTHQSSTGLLDTQQARDRSPSPLRGNVVPSPLPTRRTRTFSATVRASQGPVYKGVCKCFCRSKGHGFITPADGGPDIFLHISDVEGEYVPMEGDEVTYKMCSIPPKNEKLQAVEVVITHLAPGTKHETWSGHVVSS is encoded by the exons ATGTCATCTGAGCCTCCTCCTCCAtcccagccccccacccaccaGTCCTCGACTGGGCTGCTGGACACCCAACAGGCCCGGGATCGCTCACCGTCCCCGCTTCGGGGCAACGTGGTGCCGAGCCCACTGCCTACTCGCCGCACCAGGACCTTCTCAGC GACGGTGCGGGCTTCCCAGGGCCCGGTCTACAAAGGAGTCTGCAAATGCTTCTGTCGGTCCAAGGGCCACGGCTTCATCACCCCGGCTGACGGCGGCCCCGACATCTTCCTGCATATCTCCGA CGTGGAGGGGGAGTACGTCCCCATGGAAGGCGACGAGGTCACCTATAAGATGTGCTCCATCCCGCCCAAGAACGAGAAGCTGCAGGCCGTGGAGGTGGTCATCACCCACCTGGCGCCGGGCACCAAGCACGAGACCTGGTCCGGCCACGTCGTCAGTTCCTAG
- the LITAFD gene encoding lITAF domain-containing protein isoform X3 translates to MGTKPPHPTPGHWEDTHHNGCSTQARPSKRPWGDLHSPPLRTARLQDGGLPRPAPGRSELGTQSCLDTIAGTDLLGPRRVLRPRTWSASSSPTHVCLSRVPRLQSPDPVQFTCPYCMNRIVTVTTPVPGVLTWLLCTGIFVAGCFLGCCLVPFCVDSLMDVRHTCPVCRQELFLYKRL, encoded by the exons ATGGGGAccaagcccccccaccccacccctggccaCTGGGAGGATACACATCACAATGGCTGTTCCACCCAAGCCAGGCCCAGCAAGAGGCCCTGGGGTGACCTGCACTCCCCTCCCCTGCGGACAGCCAGGCTGCAGGATGGGGGCCTCCCGAGGCCAGCACCGGGCCGCTCCGAGCTTGGAACCCAAAGCTGCCTCGACACCATTGCCGGAACAGACCTCCTGGGCCCCAGGAGGGTACTACGCCCAAG GACTTGGAgcgcctcctcctcccccacccatgTCTGTTTATCCAG GGTGCCGAGGCTGCAGTCCCCAGACCCGGTACAGTTCACGTGTCCATACTGCATGAACCGGATCGTCACCGTGACCACCCCGGTCCCAGGCGTGCTCACCTGGCTCCTGTGCACCGGCATCTTCGTGGCTGG GTGCTTCTTGGGCTGCTGCCTCGTCCCCTTCTGCGTGGACAGCTTGATGGACGTGAGGCACACGTGCCCCGTGTGTCGGCAGGAGCTCTTCCTCTACAAACGCCTGTGA
- the LITAFD gene encoding lITAF domain-containing protein isoform X1, with product MGASRGQHRAAPSLEPKAASTPLPEQTSWAPGGYYAQGPPPPYSPSPPGLGAPPPPPPMSVYPELFRVPRLQSPDPVQFTCPYCMNRIVTVTTPVPGVLTWLLCTGIFVAGCFLGCCLVPFCVDSLMDVRHTCPVCRQELFLYKRL from the exons ATGGGGGCCTCCCGAGGCCAGCACCGGGCCGCTCCGAGCTTGGAACCCAAAGCTGCCTCGACACCATTGCCGGAACAGACCTCCTGGGCCCCAGGAGGGTACTACGCCCAAG ggccTCCTCCTCCTTATTCTCCTTCGCCTCCAGGACTTGGAgcgcctcctcctcccccacccatgTCTGTTTATCCAG AACTGTTCAGGGTGCCGAGGCTGCAGTCCCCAGACCCGGTACAGTTCACGTGTCCATACTGCATGAACCGGATCGTCACCGTGACCACCCCGGTCCCAGGCGTGCTCACCTGGCTCCTGTGCACCGGCATCTTCGTGGCTGG GTGCTTCTTGGGCTGCTGCCTCGTCCCCTTCTGCGTGGACAGCTTGATGGACGTGAGGCACACGTGCCCCGTGTGTCGGCAGGAGCTCTTCCTCTACAAACGCCTGTGA
- the LITAFD gene encoding lITAF domain-containing protein isoform X2: MGASRGQHRAAPSLEPKAASTPLPEQTSWAPGGYYAQGLGAPPPPPPMSVYPELFRVPRLQSPDPVQFTCPYCMNRIVTVTTPVPGVLTWLLCTGIFVAGCFLGCCLVPFCVDSLMDVRHTCPVCRQELFLYKRL; the protein is encoded by the exons ATGGGGGCCTCCCGAGGCCAGCACCGGGCCGCTCCGAGCTTGGAACCCAAAGCTGCCTCGACACCATTGCCGGAACAGACCTCCTGGGCCCCAGGAGGGTACTACGCCCAAG GACTTGGAgcgcctcctcctcccccacccatgTCTGTTTATCCAG AACTGTTCAGGGTGCCGAGGCTGCAGTCCCCAGACCCGGTACAGTTCACGTGTCCATACTGCATGAACCGGATCGTCACCGTGACCACCCCGGTCCCAGGCGTGCTCACCTGGCTCCTGTGCACCGGCATCTTCGTGGCTGG GTGCTTCTTGGGCTGCTGCCTCGTCCCCTTCTGCGTGGACAGCTTGATGGACGTGAGGCACACGTGCCCCGTGTGTCGGCAGGAGCTCTTCCTCTACAAACGCCTGTGA
- the LITAFD gene encoding lITAF domain-containing protein isoform X4, with protein MTCPSTHTPPRGQRQPGMPWGFRGEEGPRHAAMASGPPPPYSPSPPGLGAPPPPPPMSVYPELFRVPRLQSPDPVQFTCPYCMNRIVTVTTPVPGVLTWLLCTGIFVAGCFLGCCLVPFCVDSLMDVRHTCPVCRQELFLYKRL; from the exons ATGACATGCCCCTCCACCCACACCCCACCCAGGGGCCAGAGGCAACCTGGAATGCCCTGGGGGTTTAGGGGGGAGGAAGGTCCCCGCCACGCTGCCATGGCCTCAG ggccTCCTCCTCCTTATTCTCCTTCGCCTCCAGGACTTGGAgcgcctcctcctcccccacccatgTCTGTTTATCCAG AACTGTTCAGGGTGCCGAGGCTGCAGTCCCCAGACCCGGTACAGTTCACGTGTCCATACTGCATGAACCGGATCGTCACCGTGACCACCCCGGTCCCAGGCGTGCTCACCTGGCTCCTGTGCACCGGCATCTTCGTGGCTGG GTGCTTCTTGGGCTGCTGCCTCGTCCCCTTCTGCGTGGACAGCTTGATGGACGTGAGGCACACGTGCCCCGTGTGTCGGCAGGAGCTCTTCCTCTACAAACGCCTGTGA